One genomic segment of Streptomyces caniferus includes these proteins:
- a CDS encoding transposase has protein sequence MGHQTLALLAQLDAACRACEDLARDTEELFLQHPDAEIITSFPGLAVLTGARILAEIGDDRTRFDTARDLNAYAGSAPVTRESGKSRRVSHRRIKNRRLAETGRHWAFAALTASPGAHAHYNHRRDTGDRYHAALHRLFNRMLGQLHHCLTSHQKFDEAIAFAPPLLPPLAAAA, from the coding sequence ATGGGGCACCAGACACTCGCACTGCTCGCCCAGCTCGACGCGGCCTGCCGGGCCTGCGAGGACCTGGCGCGTGACACCGAAGAGCTCTTTCTTCAGCATCCCGACGCGGAGATCATCACGAGCTTTCCCGGTCTTGCCGTGCTCACCGGCGCTCGGATACTCGCCGAGATCGGGGACGACCGCACCAGGTTCGACACCGCCCGCGACCTGAACGCCTACGCCGGAAGCGCCCCGGTGACCCGTGAATCCGGCAAGAGCCGCCGTGTCAGCCATCGCCGGATCAAGAACAGGCGCCTGGCCGAGACCGGCCGGCACTGGGCGTTCGCCGCGCTCACCGCCTCACCCGGAGCCCATGCTCACTACAACCACCGACGAGACACCGGCGATCGCTACCACGCCGCCCTCCACCGCCTCTTCAACCGCATGCTCGGCCAGCTCCACCACTGCTTGACGAGCCATCAGAAGTTCGACGAAGCGATCGCCTTCGCCCCGCCGCTACTGCCCCCGCTCGCAGCAGCTGCTTGA